The Solanum lycopersicum chromosome 9, SLM_r2.1 genome window below encodes:
- the LOC138338483 gene encoding uncharacterized protein — protein sequence MGNSDSVWDYGSPRRTVIAMMVHLADLKEYPVHCSHVEAEPNSLPFDIKKYLESESYYEDARSNQKKSIRSWGIDIIGPIETCASKRFILVAIDYFTKWTEAASYKSVTKKVVAGFVRNNLIWRFRVPEFIINDNGSNLISHLMRDIYEQFKITHTNSTAYTPQMNGGVGSANKNIKKIRRKMRIDQLTLIDEKRMVVICHGQLYRMRVIRAFPNIVRARIFDVGELVLKHIFPHQDEYKGKFVPNWTGPYIVRKVLSGGVLVLSEMDDTTWMKLINSDAVKRYYV from the exons atggggaattctgactcagtgtgggattacggaagtccacgacgaaccgtcatagccatgatggTCCATCTTGCTG ATTTGAAAGAATATCCAGTCCATTGTTCCCATGTTGAAGCAGAACCAAATAGTTTGCCTTTtgatataaagaagtatttggAGTCTGAAAGTTATTACGAAGATGCTAGGTCCAATCAGAAGAAGTCGATACGCT CTTGGGGTATAGATATCATCGGTCCGATAGAGACATGTGCTTCAAaaagattcattttggttgctattgattatttcaccaagtggacGGAAGCAGCATCTTAcaagtcggtaaccaagaaagttgtgGCTGGTTTTGTTCGTAACAATCTGATATGGAGGTTTAGGGTACCAGAGTTCATAATTAATGATAATGGTTCAAACCTTATCAGTCACTTGATGAGAGATATATATGAGCAATTCAAGATTACTCACACAAACTCAACTGCTTATACACCTCAAATGAATGGAGGTGTGGGGTCTgccaataagaatatcaagaagatCAGGAGGAAGATG AGAATCGATCAGTTAACTTTGATTGACGAGAAGAGAATGGTTGTCATCTGTCATGGTCAATTGTATCGAATGAGAGTGATTCGTGCTTTTCCTAACATAGTAAGAGCCAGAATTTTCGATGTTGGTGAGTTGGTTCTTAAGCACATTTTCCCTCATCAAGACGAATACAAAGGAAAATTTGTGCCGAATTGGACAGGACCCTACATTGTTCGCAAGGTATTATCCGGAGGTGTTTTGGTCTTGTCAGAGATGGATGACACCACATGGATGAAACTAATAAACTCggatgctgtcaagagatactatGTGTGA